A region of the Vidua chalybeata isolate OUT-0048 chromosome 31, bVidCha1 merged haplotype, whole genome shotgun sequence genome:
TGAGCGGGGATCGGGCTGGGATTGAGCGGGGATCGGGCTGGGATTGAGGGGGTTGGGCTGGGATTgcggggatggggctgggattgaGTGGGATCGGGCTGGGATTGCAGGGATCGGGCTGGGATTGAGGGGGATCGGGCTGGGATTGAGCGGGGATCGGGCTGGGATTGAGGGGATCGGGCTGGGATTGAGCAGGGATCGGGCTGGGATCGCGGGGATCGGGCTGGGATCGCGGGGATCGGGCTGGGATTGAGGGGGATCGGGCTGGGATTGAGGGGGATCGGGCTGGGATTGCGGGGATCGGGCTGGGATTGAGGGGGATCGGGCTGGGATTGAGGGGGGATCGGGCTGGGATTGAGGGGGATCGGGCTGGGATTGAGGGGGATCGGGCTGGGATTGCAGGGATCGGGCTGGGATTGAGCGGGGATCGGGCTGGGATCGCGGGGATCGGGCTGGGATCGCTGGGGATCGGGCTGGGATCGCTGGGGATCGGGCTGGGATTGAGGGGGATCGGGCTGGGATTGAGGGGGATCGGGCTGGGATTGCAGGAATCGGGCTGGGATTGCAGGGATCGGGCTGGGATTGCTGGGGATCGGGCTGGGATTGAGTGGGGATCGGGCTGGGATTGCGGGGATCGGGCTGGGATTGCTGGGGATCGGGCTGGGATTGAGTGGGGATCGGGCTGGGATTGAGGGGGATCGGGCTGGGATCGCTGGGGATCGGGCTGGCATTGCGGGGTTACGTGGTGCCgggggttgggtttttggggttttgagcTGCTCGCTGTAAATCccgggtttttggggttttgaggtGTTCGTTGTCCCATTTCTGTAAATCCCGGGTCTTTGGGATTTTGAGCTGCTCTCCATAAATCCCAGGGttgttttgtgggattttgagCTGCTCTCCATAAATCCCAGGGttgttttgtgggattttgagCTGCTCTCCATAAATCccggggtttttttgggggattttgagCTGCTCTCCATAAATCccagggttttttgggggattttgagCTGCTCTCCATAAATCccagggttttttggggggattttgagCTGCTCTCCATAAATCccagggttttttgggggggattttgagCTGCTCTCCCTCTCCCGATGATTACACACGATGTTCTTGCTGATCCCACGGGATCTGACGACACGTCCTGCAATGATGATGGGAGAAACGTGGGGGAGCAGCCCTTGGGGTGGGGGGCTCAAGctgaattttggggtgcccaCGGCTTCATTGTCGGCgtgcagctggaaaagggtCAGAATTTCCAGACTCCAACTCttcccaaacccaaaatcctCCCTGAAACCCCTTTGATCCCGTCCCCGCTCACCGATTAAATCACTCCGTGTCTCCTTTCACCCCCAGTTcctggctggtttttttttttttttcccctagttTATGGGTATTTCTcgtggttttggggttccccagcCCCTGTTTTGTGGGTGCTGACCCCACTCCTGACCCCGCAGGGGGACGACCACGCGGCGCTTCGTGGGCCACACCAAGGACGTGCTGAGCGTGGCCTTCTCCTCGGACAACCGGCAGATCGTGTCCGGCTCCCGGGACAAGACCATCAAGCTCTGGAACACGCTGGGGGTCTGCAAGTACACGGTGCAGGtcagctgggggggggggcttggggggtttggggtcggtcctggtgggtttggggtctgtACTGGTGGGTTTGGATCAGttctggtgggtttggggttggttctGGTCGGTTTGGTGCCAGttctggtgggtttggggtcagttctggtgggtttggggtcagttctggtgggtttggggtcagttctggtgggtttggggtcagtcctGGTGGTTTGGGGTCGGtcctggtgggtttggggtcggtcctggtgggtttggggtcggtcctggtgggtttggggtcagttctggtgggtttggggtcagttctggtggtttggggttggttctggtgggtttggggtcagtcctGGTGGGTTTGGGGCCAGTTCTGGTGGGTTTGGGTTCATTCTTGTTGGGTTTGGTGCCAGTTCTGGTGGGTTTGGTTTCATTCTTGTTGGGTTTGGTGCCATtcctggaggatttggggtcagtcctggtgggtttgggttcattcttgttgggtttggggtcagttctggTGGGTTTGGGTTCATTCTTGTTGGGTTTGGTGCCATtcctggaggatttggggtcagtcctggtgggtttggggctagtcctggaggatttggggtcagtcctgctgggtttgggttcattCTTGTTGGGTTTGGTGCCAGTCCTGCTGGTTGGTCTCAGtcccatggatttggggagcgctggggggggtctctggccatgtccccccctgtccccaccccgtCCCACCCCACCACCTCTCGTTCCCAGGACGAGAGCCACTCGGAGTGGGTGTCGTGCGTGCGCTTCTCCCCCAACAGCAGCAACCCCATCATCGTGTCCTGCGGCTGGGACAAGCTGGTCAAGGTGAGCACGGGACCCCCGGCGcgggtgggtgggtgggtgggtgggtttCACCCTGAGACCCCGGGAttgacccccccccccacacaccctttttttcccaccccagGTGTGGAACCTGGCCAACTGCAAGCTGAAGACGAACCACATCGGGCACACGGGCTACCTGAACACGGTCACCGTGTCCCCCGACGGCTCCCTCTGCGCCTCCGGGGGCAAGGTAGGGCCTGGGGGCCACCCCGGGggcatcccccagccccaatTCCCGCTCTGGGCTCCCTGCCTTGGTCGTGGTCGGAGTTGGGAAGGGGAGGCCTCGCTCCAGGGAACCTCTTTGAGACCTGGGACGTTCCTGAGCTCCTGGGAATCTTCCTGAAGCTCCTCGGGATCTTCATGGGGTGTTTTGGAGCTCACGGGGACGTTCCTGAGCTCCACGGTGGTTCCTGGGTTCTTTTGGACTCACAGGGACGTTCCTGAGCTCCTGGGAATCTTTCTGAAGCTCCTCGGGATCTCCACGAAGGTTCTTGGGGCTTTTTGGAGCTCATGGAGACGTTCCTGAGCTCCTCGAGGGGATCTCTGGGGAGGTTCTTGGGGTCTTTTGGAACTCACGGGGACCTTCCTGAGCTCCACGGCGGTTCCTGGGTTCTTTTGGAGCTCACGGGGACGTCCCTGCGCTCCCCGGGGGGATCTCCATGGGGGTTCTTGGGGTCTTTTGGAGCTCATGGAGACGTCCCCGCACTCCTCAAGGGGATCTCCATGGAGGTTCCTGGGGTCTTTTGCTCACGGGGACGTCCCCGAGCTCCTCGAGGGGGTCTCCATGGGGGTTCCTGGGTTCTTTTGGAGCTCACGGGGACGTCCCCGCGCTCCCCGGGGGGGTCTCCATGGAGGTTCCTGGGTTCTTTTGGAGCTCATGGGGACGTCCCCGAGCTCCTCGAGGGGATCTCCATGGAGGTTCCTGGGTTCTTTTGCTCACGGGGACGTTCCCGAGCTCCACGGAGGTTCCTGGGACATTTTGGAGCTCATGGAGACGTCCCCGAGCTCCCTGAGGGGATCTCCTGGGAGGTTCCTGGGGTCTTTTGCTCACGGGGATGTCCCCGCGCTCCCCGAGGGGATCTCCATGGAGGTTCCTGGGTTCTTTTGGAGCTCATGGAGACGTCCCCGCGCTCCCCGAGGGGGATCTCCATGGGGGTTCCTGGGTTCTTTTGGAGCTCATGGAGATGTCCCCGCGCTCCCCGGGGGGGTCTCCACGGTGGTTCCTGGGTTCTTTTGGAGCTTACGGGGACGTCCCCGAGCTCCTCGAGGGGATCTCCATGGGGGTTCCTGGGTTCTTTTGGAGCTTACGGGGACGTCCCTGCGCTCCCCGAGGGGATCTCCATGGAGGTTCCTGGGTTCTTTTGGAGCTTACGGGGACGTCCCCGAGCTCCTCGAGGGGATCTCCATGGAGGTTCCTGGGTTCTTTTGCTCACGGGGACGTCCCCGCGCTCCCCGGGTTGatctcccggtgtccccccggtgtccccaggacGGGCAGGCCATGCTGTGGGACCTCAACGAGGGCAAGCACCTGTACACGCTGGACGGCGGCGACGTCATCAACGCGCTCTGCTTCAGCCCCAACCGCTACTGGCTCTGCGCCGCCACCGGGCCCAGCATCAAGATCTGGGTACGGGAATGGCGACGGGAAACCGGGAATGGGGAaccgggaatggggatgggggaatgggaaaccgggaatggggatgggaaaccgggaatggggatgggggaatgggaaaccgggaatggggatggggatgggaaagggaatggggacagggatgggatgggaatggggacggggatggggatgggaaaccgggaatggggatggggattgggatgggaatgggaaagggaatggggacagggatgggatgggaatggggacggggatggggatgggaaaccgggaatggggatggggattgggatgggaatggggacgggaaaccgggaatgggaatggggatgggggaatgaggatggggatggggacggggatggggatgggggaatggggattgggatagggatggggatgggaaactgggaatgggaatggggatgggaatgggaaaccgggaatgggaatgggaatggggac
Encoded here:
- the LOC128801799 gene encoding receptor of activated protein C kinase 1-like translates to RGTTTRRFVGHTKDVLSVAFSSDNRQIVSGSRDKTIKLWNTLGVCKYTVQDESHSEWVSCVRFSPNSSNPIIVSCGWDKLVKVWNLANCKLKTNHIGHTGYLNTVTVSPDGSLCASGGKDGQAMLWDLNEGKHLYTLDGGDVINALCFSPNRYWLCAATGPSIKIWDLEGKIIVDELKQEVISTSSKAEPPQCTSLAWSADGQTLFAGYTDNLVRVWQVTIGTR